The sequence below is a genomic window from Selenomonas ruminantium subsp. lactilytica TAM6421.
ATGAGCTTACCAGCGAATGTTCTTGATGCTTGGGCAGAGAGCGGAGCAGAAGATGGACAATTACCTCTTCATAAGCGTACAGAAACGAATTATTGGCCGACATATACTTTGTCAAATGGGGTGGCACTTTCACTTTATCCTTTTACAGTGCAAGCCTTAAAGCATTTAGTTGCTGGGATGCCGGAAGGGCAGAGGACTCCACGCTATTTTCTTACGGATATCTTGCGTACAACAGTACAGTGTGTATTGCAAGGTGAATCAAAGGCTTTTCCACCTGTATATACTGGCACAGCACCCAATTTGCAGTGGCGCAGTGCTAAGGAACGCATACATATTATTCAACAATGCGAAGAGGGAGAACAGGATCGGCTGAATCGATTTATATGTATTTGGGGCGACGGCACAGCAAGTCAGACAGAAAGCCATGGAGTTGCCATCTTGGCTGGCATCCCCATGCCTATTTATCAGGAATTGGGATTTCCAGTACTACGCGGCCTGGAAGATGTTACGACTATCGATACTACAATTGATACAAATCCACCTGAAACTTTGCTAGAGTTACAACAAGAGGTGGATAAGAATACCCTTTTAGCTAATAGTAAAACGCCTGATGAGATCGCATATGAGAATTATGAGAAGCAGCGTCTTAATTTGGAACAATGGCTTAGTGGTGGACAGTTGAGCGATGATCGAAACCTTATTCGTAACGATTTGAGTGACTTTCTGTGTAGTACAATTAATTGGCAGGAGGAAGGGGTTTCATTCGATAATCTCAATAAGATTGTTGGTGAAAAGTCTGGTGCTCCGAATCAGTTAATTTATATTGAACGTTGCAGTCGGGGGAAGGGCTTCTATGAATTGCCTGCTAAACTGCCTACTTACCAAATAATAAACTGTTTGTTGCAATGGCGTTATCTAGGACGACGTTCTTGGTCATTTGAAGGGGCCGAGGAATCCTTTTATGCAGCTAGTATGTGGCTTTATACTATCAAGGCTGGGGTAGTGCAGGCAGTAAAAAATAGTTCACCACAAATTGGAGGCGTGAATGCTTATGCGGCTTGTGCGATTAGCGTAGCCGTTTGTTGCCGCATGTTGGCTGGTGGTGATGCTAATCCTGAAACTTTGGCAGAGCATCTTTGGGCGGATAATATTGTGTTACCACAATCTGGCAGCGGGCATTGTCGTGCGTGGCAGGGATTGCTCTCGTATTTGAAGCGCCCCGAGACAGAAGATGCTTTGAAAATCGCACATGATTACTTCAATATTGTGCAGAGCCGTAAGCCATCCACTAAGACTTTCTTGAACTTAGACGCATTACAGAAATGTTTGGATTACTTGGCACCGCATGGCTATTTATTAGAGGAAGCTGGACAACTGGCCAAGGAAGAAGTCATTGGGGCCCGTAGAAAACCGATGGTTCCTGCTGCTCATCTGGCTGAAACGCTACCAAAAGTAATTAGGGAAGAGCAAAATTTCCTGCGGGAAAAACTCAGTCCTGTTTTTGAGGCATTTGATTTGAACGAGGCGGATTTAGAGTATTTCGAGGCAGGGGTATTGGAAGACTTTTCTATTCGCTTGGATGAATGTAATCAGGCCTTGATTCAGGCGAATAAACAGAACTGCTTCTCTAAGATCACCAAAGAAAAGCGAAAAAAAGTGAAAGAAAATGCTGAGAGCATAACTTCAGCCCTGCGTCAGGTGGTAAAAGCTATTGCGGAGGCACCACTGCAAGAGAGCTTGCCGCAGTTGGCAAGAGCACCATTGGCAGATGTGCAACCATTAATAGAACTGGTCGACCTTGTTAAGGATGGTCTAAAAAGAGCGGCTGCAGCTATGCCTGGTGAGCCACCAGCACCGGTAGGGTATGTGAGTCCATTGCTTAAGGATAAGGAAAAAGTGTTGAAGGAGGTAGAGGACGCTTTGACGGATATTGACGCGCTGGAGGAGGCATTGACGCTATGATTACGGAGGCTTTGCAGAAGACGGCTGAACTGGCTGGGCGTTGGGCAGAAGCAGATGCAGACAAGGACAAACTAGAGGATCGGAAAAGGCGTGAGCAGTTTGTAGCAGCTGGCTTTGAATGCATTTTGCAGCAAATACGCATTTTGCGCCTGCGTCAGAAATTACTACCTTTGCATTTGGAATGTCTTGATGCGCAATTATTACAGGACGTACGCGAAGTGTTGAAGGTTGGGAAGGTGGCCTATCAGAGACAACAAGTCGGAGCAAAAAACACTTTGGGAACTGACTTAAAGAGATTCAACAAAAAATTCTCTGAAGAAATTAAGCATCATGCAGAGTGGTTCAGTCAAGATTCTAAGGTTATAGAAACACAGCAAGCATTGGAGGTAACGAACAATCTTTGCCCAGGGGCGGTGCCTTCAAAGCTCCGATCGCGACTCATATTTGCCAGACGTGAAAACGCTACGTTAAATGAATTACAAGATAATCTAGAGGCTCAAAAAGAAGCGGAATTGTGTTTGAAGAACTCACCTTTGGAAGCGTGGCAACGTCAGCTCTTGCAACGTATTACTGTGGGTCAGGCTACGCTTCTTAATATAACGCCGGAAGAACTGTCCTGGCTGCAAAGTAGCGATTTTGCGAAACGCGTTAAGCTACGCTACGAGTTTTAGGTTGTATATGGAGGGAAAACTGCATGTCAGAGCAACCAAGAGAACAATATTTAGATTTGGTACGGCGCGAGTTGCTGGGACCCGGGGCGGAACCGTCTTTGTTGGACGCAGAGACAGATGTTGCACATGAGCGATTGGCGGCTAATCCAAACAGGCTTTATTTGTTAGGAATTCTATATCCGCAAGATGCTAGGAAAAATACGGATGCCCCAGTGAAGAACGGCAGTAGAGAAGATGCCGAAAATTACATGGTAGATGATGTAGACGCTGAACGGGATCTTACTGATGTTAGTGAGGATGCTCTGCTTGAAGTTACAACTGTTTCAAAGAATAGCGGTAGTGATGATGAAACAGATGATGAAACAGATGATGGGCTAGATGAAGCATTTACTATGACTGCACAATTTTTACCCGCTTCTATGGGGTTGCTTTGTCTGACAGAAGGCAGCCCGGATGGGGCACAAGTAAATATTTCTTTCGGTACATATCGTCGTGCCAAGGAAGAACTAGGAGAGTTCTGGGTTCCTTATCAGAAGCCGACAGGATTTGATATACCGGGAGAGTATGAGCCATTTTTGCATTATGACAAGATTAAGGAGCGCTTGTACTTAGTCCAGGAGTTTTCTAAAGGTCTAAATAGAGATTTCCGTAATCAACATAAGAATCCAAAACCGGAACTACGGGAATTTATGTGGAAAGTCAGTCGTTTAGCTATTTTTTCACGTGAAGGTCGTGTACGTATACCGAATGATTTTAGGCTGCGCCTTAATTTCGATGGGCAGGGACATTTTGAAGAAGATTTACATGGTGAGGGCGGTAAAGCCAGACTGATAGCTCGAAAACGGGAGATTACAGCAGGTCGTTTTTCCTTGACTCTTATGTTGGTGAATCTTTGTCATGATGAAAAGGGGCAGGCCGAAAACTGCCTTTACCAGGCTGAAATAAAAATGGAAGCCAGCGAAGAGGATGGCTTTCATTTTACTGACACACGTTTTTCTGAGCCAGATTTGAGCGATACGGAAGAAGATAGTTTACGTCTGCTCTATCATGGCAAGCAAAACTATGCTACGGGGCTTGGTACTGCAGCTGCTTGGAAAATGGATGATGAAGGATATGGCTATGTCCGCACTGATTTTTTCCCTATAGCGGAGACGCCACAGATGGATTGGGGCAGTGAGGAACGCTCTATGAAGGACCTTTCAAGTTTATCGTCCATCTCACGCGAGAAAAAACTTGAAAGTCTGCAGAAGCTCGTATCTGCCTATGAAAGATGGATAAGTAGTCTGGAGAACAAGGCAGAGCAGTTTACAGATATACGTTTTAAGCAAGCTGCTGCTAGAAATATAGGGCTATGCCGCAAGGCGGCTCAACGTATGGCGTCAGGAATAGAAGTTTTGCGGGAAAATGATCTAGCCTTTGAGGCTTTTGAGCTTGCCAATCGTGCCATGTTTATGCAGCGTGTCCAGTTACGTATGCAAGGAGATCGTACTTGCCAAACACTAGAAGAACGTTGGCCAAGTGATAAAAAGACAGCAGCGTGGCTTCAAAATGTCGATTATGAAGCAGAGCCTGATGAGAAGGATGGATGGCGTGCTTATTGGCGCCCCTTCCAGATTGCGTTTATTCTTATGGTTATACCTGATGCTGTTGATGATCATGCACTTGGAAGAGAGTTTGCAGACCTTATCTGGTTCCCCACTGGTGGTGGTAAGACAGAAGCTTATTTAGGTCTTACAGCGTTTACTATCTGCTATAGACGCCTAGCACATACGGAGGCGCAGAGTGGCGGTACGACTATAATTATGCGTTATACGTTGCGACTCTTGACAGCACAGCAGTTCAATCGAGCCTCTACGCTTATTTGTGCTTTGGAGTTAATGCGTCGTGAAGGCATAGCAAAACTTGGTAATGAGTCTATTACAATAGGTTTATGGGTTGGACAAGCTACGCCTAAGAAATGCATCAAGGGTTCGTGGGAAGATCCCAGTGCGGATATGCTTTTGAAAAAAATTAAAGATTATAGCGTGAATGTTGGTAATATCGAGGAACGTAAGGAACGGTATAATCGCTTCCAGGTCTTGAAATGTCCATGGTGTGGTACCAAGTTAGAGCGCGGTGTCGTGAGTAGTCATGGATCAAAAAAATTGGAAGGGGTCTGGGGCTATGGTTTAGACCAGGAAAACCATTTCCATTTCTTTTGTCCGCAAAGAAAATGTCCATTTAATGATGAGTATTTCTTGCCTATTCAGGTCATAGACGAAGAAATATACAGAAATCCGCCAACACTGTTGTTTGCTACGGTTGATAAATTTGCTCAGATGCCATGGCAGAGTGATAAGGTGGGTAAGATCTTCGGTGCTGATAAGAAAGAACGTCGTGCTCCGGAACTCATTATCCAAGACGAGCTCCACCTTATTTCAGGTGCATTGGGAACAATGGTCGGACTTTACGAAGTGGCTTTGGATGCAGCTTGCCAGCATAAAGGTATCAAACCAAAGATAATTGCTTCTACGGCCACTATTCGGCGTGCTACAGAGCAATGCGCAGCACTCTATGAGCGTCAGGCTTTTCAGTTCCCCCCACCGGGCCTTGAGTCTGGTGACTCTTTCTTTGCTAGGGAAAAGGTGGTAAGTAAGAAAAATCCAGGGCGTAAATATGTCGGCTTAATGCCTTCTGGAAAGACCAAGACTGTATCCGAAATACGTGTATTGGCCGTTCTTTTAGAAATGGTCAAGGCTATGCCGGGCTTAAGCGATGAGGAGATGGATAAGCTTTGGACATTAACAGCATATTTTAACAGTTTGCGTGAACTCGGTAGAGCAGATACGCTGGTGATGGATGAAGTGCGTGATGCTATGCACCGTATTTCTTTCCGTTTGGATATACCATGTCGTAGTGTATATGGTGCAAAGGAATTAACAAGTCGCGTGACAGCTATTGAACTGAATCAGACGTTGGATGCTCTGGAACACTTAACTTATTCCCAGGTTAATAGGGAACAAAAACGTTATGCTGTCAATGTACTTTTGGCTACTAATATGATTTCTGTGGGGCTTGATGTAGCTAGATTGAACTTAATGTTGGTGGTAGGTCAGCCTAAGTTGACAAGTGAATATATCCAATCTACTAGCCGTATCGGTAGACAGAGTCCCGGCGTTGCGTTAGTATTATATCGTCCGACAAATAGCCGTGATCGTTCATATTATGAGCATTTTCAGTATTTCCACCAGACATTCTATAGCCAGGTAGAACCTAGTGTAGTAACACCGTTCTCTCGGCCGGCGTTATCTAGAGGGCTTCATGCTGTGTTAGTGTCTATGATGAGGTTGGGGAAACATACATATGAAATTTTTGCTAAGGATGATTCTGCAATAAAGTTTGATCTTCAGAATGAGGCCATAAGGGAACAGGCCGAATGGAGTAAGAATTTCTTGGTGCGTCGTCAGCGTCGTGCCTATGAGCTAGCTCCAGGCCTTATGTCTGCTGAGGAGATGGATACTGATCTACAAGATTTGGAACAATTGATTGATGGCTTTTTCCAAGCGTGGGACGAAGAAGCAACTTATGCTAGTAAGGACGCGGTAAAGCTTTGTTTCGGGCACAGTTTCCTTTTCCGTTGGCCATCAGATGGCGAACGGATTTTACTGGCTACGCGTCAAAGGGTTCTTACACTGGCAGAAATGAATCAAGAAAAGAGTGAACAAGCAGGACCAGCGATAGAAACCATGTCTTCCCTACGTAGTGTAGATGATGAATTGAAAGGTTCGCTGATTACTTTCCAAGAAAGGGTTGAAGGCGAGGGGACAAAATCATGAATAAGTTTAAATTTGATACGCTGCATTTGCCATCCTCCCATAAGGTCAGGTTGGCACAGGCTATTTTACAGTATGCTCCTGGTGCTATGGTAGATTTTTCGGATAGAACTTTATTGACTGCAGCACCATATACATGGCATAGCAGTATCGGAACAGACGAGAATATACGCCCTATCAGTGACCCTCGTTTTGCCCGTGCATTACATGTAGATGGTTTTGAGGCACCAACGCAAATCAATTATGTGCAATTTCCAGAATGGTATTTTTGCCCTGTTTGCCGCCGTTTTCAACCACTTACATCTTGGCAGGCTGAGGCCGAACGTAAGGCTAAAGGTGGAGATAATCCATACAGACAAATGCGTAACAGGGCAGCCATCAAACGAAGCTGGCAGCAAGATAATCAGGAACGTAAAGCATTTCTGCCACGTTGTAGTAACCATGACTGCCATAATAGCGAGCTTATTCCGGCTCGCATTGTGGTAGCTTGTAAACACGGACATTTGGATGATTTTCCCTGGGTCAAATGGGTGCACTACCGTAACATTGGGGGCGCTAAGGAGCCATGTTGCGAGTCGCCGGTATTGCTCTTTGAATCCGGTGGTGGTACAGAGACAGGTGAAGATATACGCATTACTTGTACTAAGTGTCATGCGGTCGCCACACTGAAAGGCGTTTTTACTGCTGATGCTTTTCAGAAGGTAAACGAAGATTTGGGCCGTGAGATATTCTACTGCAGCGGACGTTTGCCGGATTTTGGTAGTCATTCAGAATGTAATCAGATGCCGAGAGCGTTATTGCGCGGCGCGACGTCTGTGCATTTCCCTATGGTGCGTAGTTCTATGGTTATTCCGTCACAAATTAGTAGTCCGGAAATTGATATTGATGATCTTGCATACCGTTGGGAGGAATATCAAGCTCTATGTAATGAACAATATGGCAAGCCGGGAGATGAATTTACTCGCGTAGATTCAGGTCCTTTATCAGATTATGAGAGATTCGGTAGTTTACATTTACAACAGGTCGAATTATTGGATCAGGTACGAATTGTAAGGGCTTTTTTAGGATATTCCCGGTTACGGCCTGCGGCTCGTCGTGATGATGAAGGCTTTATCCATGCCCGTTTACCACAGGATAAAGCATACCCGGCCTATGAAGGATTTGGTGAAGGCATCTTTCTGCGCTTTGATGAGGAGGCTATCAAAGAATGGCTGGAATTAACACCGAGGGCGGCTAAACGTGCTTGGCTAGTGGAACAAAATAGACAGAAAGGTTTTTTGGCTGGCGAAAGCCATGCTCCGATTACACCTAAGTTCTTGCTTTTGCATACACTGGCACATCTACTTATTAAAGAGCTTAGCTTTGAGTGTGGTTACAACATAGCTGGACTAAATGAACGTATTTATTGCGCTGATCGTGAAGTGAATAATACTGACTTCGATATGGCGGGGATCTTCATATACGCAGCCGGTGGTGATGCAGAAGGTACTTTAGGTGGACTAATAAGGCAAGGACGTGCTGATACCTTACCTCAGATTTTCCAACGTGCATTAGCAAAAGCACGCTCATGCTCCAATGATCCGATGTGTAGTGGAAGCCATGGTCAGGGGCAGGATGGACAGAATCTAGCCTCATGCTATGCTTGTGCCTTGTTACCAGAAACAAGTTGTGAGGAATTTAATTTGTTTCTTGATCGTGGAGTTGTTGTAGGCACGTTTGATGAGCCGGATATTGGTTTTTACAGTAATGTAGCAGCTACAAGAGCTCAACACGCTCGTAGTAATATGGCAAAGGAACAAGTTACTGAGTGTGTGAATGTCGAGGAAAAGTCTGCTACAAAAGGCTGGGAGGCTAAGCGCGAGGAACTACTGGAAGATGAAGCTATAGAGGCCTCGAAGCTTATGGAAAATGCAGGAGTTCCCGTACCAGATATAATTGGTGCTGAGTTACTTAATGGTCGTTGCAATGTAGAGATGATTTGGCAGAAACAGAAAATAGTGTATTTGACCTCAGAGCAAATGGATCAGGCACCGGAGCTGCTTAAGGAAGGCTGGCAGATTCTTGATTTAAGACAGCCAGTGGATGCAGGCATATTTGAGTAATAAGAGCATGCACATGGAAGGAAGTGCTGAGGAATGTTTTACGGTCACCCCAATATTGTATATCCGCTCAGGGTAGATAAATTGTTGGAAGATTTGCCATCTCAGAAAATGCAAAAGAAGTTTTGGGAGACAATGGAGCAGTTTACGAAGCAACCAGGCGACCATGGCTTGAATTTTGAGGCACTGCATGGGCAAAATCTGTTCTCCATTAGGATTCAAGGCAAATATAGAGTTATTTTGTACCGAGACCCAAAGGATAACAATACCTATATGCCGGTCTATGCCGGCAATCATGATGAATCCTATGCTTGGTCTACATTCCATTGTGTTGTAGACCCGAAAACTAGTGCTATCGTCTATCATGTGGTCAAAAAAGAGAATGAAGCAACTTTGCCACAGCCTTCGGGCAATGATATATTCTGTAACGTCAAAGACGAGGATATGCATGTTCTGGGCGTCCCGGACTATGTAATTTCTGAGGTCAGGAAATTTACGCGACTGGAAGATTTCTATGGTATGAAGAATGAAATTTCCGAGGCTTTGTATGACATCCTAGACTTTCTGTTGGAAGGTTGCACTGTGGATGAAGTCAAGGATATGCTGGGAATTACGGACTGCGCTGCTGATAAGGATACTACTATTTTACAGGCTGCTCAGACGGCCGCTAATCAACAGCATTATAAGGTCGTTACCAATAATGCTGAATTGCATGAAGCTATGGAAGCCTCATTGGAAAAATGGCGAGTCTTTCTGCACCCGACTCAACGCAAAGCTGTGGAACGTAATTATAATGGTTCGGCCCGTGTAGTAGGCGTAGCTGGTACGGGCAAGACTGTTGTGGCTATGCACAGAGCTAAATTCTTGGCTACACAGATGCAGAAGGGTGAGAAATTACTTTTTACAACTTATACCAAAAATCTGGCCATTGATATCGAGAATAATCTGAGAAAAATTTGCTCAGAGGAGGAGATGTCGCACATCGAGGTCAAAAATCTAGATGGTTGGGCCGCTAGTTATCTTGGTAAGCGCAAAATCATGATGCATGTTTCTGGGCAGGAACATCTCGATAAGGTGTGGCGCAAAGCGATAGATAAGGTTCTCAGGCGTGGCGAGAACGTGCCTTTTCCTGAGCCAGAATTCTATCGAGAGGAATGGCGCCAGGTCGTGATGGCCCTGAAGGCTACATCTCCTGATGAGGCAAGAAAGGAATATGTCCTGAGGGCTAAGAGAGATGGGCGCAAATATCGTCTAGATAGGAAAAAGCGTCTCGAAGTCTGGGCAGTTATGGATGAATACAGACAAATGACGCGCAAAGAGAAAATGTTCGATTATGATGCTATTCGCTATGAATGCCGCAGATATGTTAGTGAAGAAGAACAACCGCTGTATAAACATATTATCGTGGACGAAGGACAGGACTTCAGCATGTGCGGCTACAGGCTCCTACGAACCCTGGCTGGAAAAGAGCACCCTAATGACATCTTCATTGTTGGTGATGCTCATCAGCGCATCTATGATAATCGACCTATTCTTTCTCATTGCGGTATCTATATAAAAGGGAATAGCACAATCCTGCGGGTAAATTACCGTACGACGGAGGAAATCCATACGCGAGCTCTGGGACTGTTGCATGGATTCAGCTTTGACGAGATGGATAACAATGCTGAATTGAGCAGCGAACTGCTGGATGAACGTACGGCATCTCTGACACATGGCAATCAACCGGTGTTGCGCAAATGTAACGACATTGAGCAGGAGCATGGTTTCATCATCAAAGAAGTAGGCAGACTGACCAGTGGAATTGTAGATAGTAAAGATATTTGCGTCGTGGCGCGAGGCAAGGATCAACTGCGAAAGCTCAAGAGAAGTTTGCAGAAGGCAGCTGTATCATGTTATGAATTGGATGCTAATGGTGACGATGGTGACGGCAGAAAACAGTCAGGCATAAGGCTGGCGACTATGCACCGCGTAAAGGGCCTGGAATTCGAATATATGTTCTTAATAGATCTAAATCATGGCTTGGTTCCGTTGGCAAAACGCTTAAAAGACGCGGAGAATGAGCAGGAAGCGCTGAAAGCGGAAAAGTGTTTGCTATATGTGGCTATGACCAGAGCACGGAAAGGTGTGTATCTGCTCAGTTCTGATGTGCCGTCGCCTTTTATTGTTGAGTGAGTTGTACGCGTCTTAAGCCTATTATAGCAGTTTGAATCGTATTTCCCTCGTAGGCGCTTTTTGTGTAGATAATTGCTTGATACTTAGAATCTTCAATTACCATCAAAAAAGAAGGTGCTAAATACTTTGCATTTGTAGCACCTTCTTTTCAACATCTGGTCCTATGTCAAGATTTAGTACAACATAAAATGAGAAATTTTAATTATTTTCAACTTACCAATCGTGATTCTCTAGCAACGCTCGCCTTGTAAAGTTTTTCGAAGTCATCTGGCGAAAGATATCCACAATGGCTGTAAATCCGCTTTGTGTTGTAAAATGCTTCAATATACTCAAAAATTAGGCCGTGAGCATGATTAAAATCCCGGATTCTAAAGCGGTTCAGCCATTCACGCTTTATCAATGCGTGAAATGACTCGATACAGGCATTATCCCATGGATAAGCTTTCTTGGAATAGCTCCGCTGCATTCGTGCGGTGGCCTTCTTATATTCTTTAGCTACGTATTGGCTGCCTCGGTCTGAGTGGATAATCAGTGGTAAATCGAGGTTGCGGCGTAATTTCGCTTTTTGAATTGTTTCCGTTACGCAGCTTACTTCTAAGCTGTCAGAAAGCGTCCATGCGATGATTTTGCGAGAGTACAAGTCCATAATGCTGGTCAAGTATACAAATCCGTCAATTGTCCATACATAAGTGATGTCTGAACACCAAACCGCATTAGGCCGTTCCAGATTAAATTGTTCATCCAAGATGTTCTGCAGACTGTCACTGAAGTCTGGATCAACGGTAGTTGGAACCCAGGGCTTAACCTATTGAGCACGAAGCCCCATCTGGCGCATATACTGACCTACAGTCCTTTCAGAGATGATTTCTCCGGCTTTACGCAGTTCTGATGTGATTTTAGATGCACCATAATTTTGATGAGACTCATCGTAGATTCGCTGGATTTGTTCTTTTACTTCCTGTCGCCTTATTGATGTGTCTGATGGCAGACGATGGCGCCAAGCGTTATAGCCCGAGCGTGAAACGCCAAGTTTTCGCAGCATTCCGGAGACGGAAATAGGGCGTCCTTCTTCTTTTGCAATTTCCGCCTGTTCAGAGACCTGAAGATAAATGGCCTCTGTTATTTTCCCAGAATGCTGATGGCTTTTTTTAACACGTCAAGTGCGTCTTTCGTATCGCGCAATTCACGGCGTAATCTGGCAATTTCTTTCTGTTCATCGGATTCGTAGTTGCCGGAACCTCTTACAACGATATCGCCGGAGTCACGAAGTTCTTTGCGCCACTTGGTCAAAGTGCTGTAACCGATGCCAAGGTTATTGGCACAGCCACGCAAGCCAAGCTCCTTATGATCTTCGTAATATTGAATTGCGTCAAGTTTAAACTGTTTGTCATGTTGTTTAGCCATTCTGAAATCCTCCTCAAGATAGGTACATATATTGTACCATGTCATGAACTTATTTAGGATTTCTCATTTTGACTTGTACTATTTATATTCTAACTCCACCTGTCACTTAAAAGGGGGCTGATCAGTCATTTTGACTGGTCAGCCCTTTGCTGTTCGTGATATACTATATGTAAAGCTTTTTGTGCGATATAAAGATATGATTGTGAGACTAACTTACACTACAGTTGTTGACCGGTCAATGGTTATCTGTCGAGTTACAGATTGAAAAGAGTTGGCCATGACAGATACAACGCTATAGAAAATTGAAGAAGCATGAGGATTTGATGATTATGAATCAGGAAAGCATGGAATTTGTAGTCTACATGATTCACGCTTGTGCCAACAAGTGGAACATGTCTCCTAAGCAGGTATACCATAAATTGCAGGAGACTGGCTGTATTGATGAATACTTAGTACCTAATTATGATATTCTCCACACGCAAGGGAGCGGCTATTTGGTAGATGACATTAGAGAATACTTACGGATTAGAGGTGTGGTGGTATGATGGTCTATCACGGCTCGACAGAGATAATCAAAAAGCCGGATGTCTTGCATTCGTATCGGCTTCTTGATTTCGGCCAGGGGTTTTATGTGACTACAGTTAAGGAACAGGCTATGCGATGGGCAAGGCGTAAGGCTGGCTTGCAAAAGGATAAGTCCGGTATTGTGAATTGTTATCAGATGACTGAAGACACTGACGACTTGCGTCA
It includes:
- a CDS encoding IS3 family transposase; the protein is MLRKLGVSRSGYNAWRHRLPSDTSIRRQEVKEQIQRIYDESHQNYGASKITSELRKAGEIISERTVGQYMRQMGLRAQ
- a CDS encoding DUF1998 domain-containing protein, which codes for MNKFKFDTLHLPSSHKVRLAQAILQYAPGAMVDFSDRTLLTAAPYTWHSSIGTDENIRPISDPRFARALHVDGFEAPTQINYVQFPEWYFCPVCRRFQPLTSWQAEAERKAKGGDNPYRQMRNRAAIKRSWQQDNQERKAFLPRCSNHDCHNSELIPARIVVACKHGHLDDFPWVKWVHYRNIGGAKEPCCESPVLLFESGGGTETGEDIRITCTKCHAVATLKGVFTADAFQKVNEDLGREIFYCSGRLPDFGSHSECNQMPRALLRGATSVHFPMVRSSMVIPSQISSPEIDIDDLAYRWEEYQALCNEQYGKPGDEFTRVDSGPLSDYERFGSLHLQQVELLDQVRIVRAFLGYSRLRPAARRDDEGFIHARLPQDKAYPAYEGFGEGIFLRFDEEAIKEWLELTPRAAKRAWLVEQNRQKGFLAGESHAPITPKFLLLHTLAHLLIKELSFECGYNIAGLNERIYCADREVNNTDFDMAGIFIYAAGGDAEGTLGGLIRQGRADTLPQIFQRALAKARSCSNDPMCSGSHGQGQDGQNLASCYACALLPETSCEEFNLFLDRGVVVGTFDEPDIGFYSNVAATRAQHARSNMAKEQVTECVNVEEKSATKGWEAKREELLEDEAIEASKLMENAGVPVPDIIGAELLNGRCNVEMIWQKQKIVYLTSEQMDQAPELLKEGWQILDLRQPVDAGIFE
- a CDS encoding helicase-related protein; the encoded protein is MSEQPREQYLDLVRRELLGPGAEPSLLDAETDVAHERLAANPNRLYLLGILYPQDARKNTDAPVKNGSREDAENYMVDDVDAERDLTDVSEDALLEVTTVSKNSGSDDETDDETDDGLDEAFTMTAQFLPASMGLLCLTEGSPDGAQVNISFGTYRRAKEELGEFWVPYQKPTGFDIPGEYEPFLHYDKIKERLYLVQEFSKGLNRDFRNQHKNPKPELREFMWKVSRLAIFSREGRVRIPNDFRLRLNFDGQGHFEEDLHGEGGKARLIARKREITAGRFSLTLMLVNLCHDEKGQAENCLYQAEIKMEASEEDGFHFTDTRFSEPDLSDTEEDSLRLLYHGKQNYATGLGTAAAWKMDDEGYGYVRTDFFPIAETPQMDWGSEERSMKDLSSLSSISREKKLESLQKLVSAYERWISSLENKAEQFTDIRFKQAAARNIGLCRKAAQRMASGIEVLRENDLAFEAFELANRAMFMQRVQLRMQGDRTCQTLEERWPSDKKTAAWLQNVDYEAEPDEKDGWRAYWRPFQIAFILMVIPDAVDDHALGREFADLIWFPTGGGKTEAYLGLTAFTICYRRLAHTEAQSGGTTIIMRYTLRLLTAQQFNRASTLICALELMRREGIAKLGNESITIGLWVGQATPKKCIKGSWEDPSADMLLKKIKDYSVNVGNIEERKERYNRFQVLKCPWCGTKLERGVVSSHGSKKLEGVWGYGLDQENHFHFFCPQRKCPFNDEYFLPIQVIDEEIYRNPPTLLFATVDKFAQMPWQSDKVGKIFGADKKERRAPELIIQDELHLISGALGTMVGLYEVALDAACQHKGIKPKIIASTATIRRATEQCAALYERQAFQFPPPGLESGDSFFAREKVVSKKNPGRKYVGLMPSGKTKTVSEIRVLAVLLEMVKAMPGLSDEEMDKLWTLTAYFNSLRELGRADTLVMDEVRDAMHRISFRLDIPCRSVYGAKELTSRVTAIELNQTLDALEHLTYSQVNREQKRYAVNVLLATNMISVGLDVARLNLMLVVGQPKLTSEYIQSTSRIGRQSPGVALVLYRPTNSRDRSYYEHFQYFHQTFYSQVEPSVVTPFSRPALSRGLHAVLVSMMRLGKHTYEIFAKDDSAIKFDLQNEAIREQAEWSKNFLVRRQRRAYELAPGLMSAEEMDTDLQDLEQLIDGFFQAWDEEATYASKDAVKLCFGHSFLFRWPSDGERILLATRQRVLTLAEMNQEKSEQAGPAIETMSSLRSVDDELKGSLITFQERVEGEGTKS
- a CDS encoding IS3 family transposase, which gives rise to MDEQFNLERPNAVWCSDITYVWTIDGFVYLTSIMDLYSRKIIAWTLSDSLEVSCVTETIQKAKLRRNLDLPLIIHSDRGSQYVAKEYKKATARMQRSYSKKAYPWDNACIESFHALIKREWLNRFRIRDFNHAHGLIFEYIEAFYNTKRIYSHCGYLSPDDFEKLYKASVARESRLVS
- a CDS encoding 3'-5' exonuclease produces the protein MFYGHPNIVYPLRVDKLLEDLPSQKMQKKFWETMEQFTKQPGDHGLNFEALHGQNLFSIRIQGKYRVILYRDPKDNNTYMPVYAGNHDESYAWSTFHCVVDPKTSAIVYHVVKKENEATLPQPSGNDIFCNVKDEDMHVLGVPDYVISEVRKFTRLEDFYGMKNEISEALYDILDFLLEGCTVDEVKDMLGITDCAADKDTTILQAAQTAANQQHYKVVTNNAELHEAMEASLEKWRVFLHPTQRKAVERNYNGSARVVGVAGTGKTVVAMHRAKFLATQMQKGEKLLFTTYTKNLAIDIENNLRKICSEEEMSHIEVKNLDGWAASYLGKRKIMMHVSGQEHLDKVWRKAIDKVLRRGENVPFPEPEFYREEWRQVVMALKATSPDEARKEYVLRAKRDGRKYRLDRKKRLEVWAVMDEYRQMTRKEKMFDYDAIRYECRRYVSEEEQPLYKHIIVDEGQDFSMCGYRLLRTLAGKEHPNDIFIVGDAHQRIYDNRPILSHCGIYIKGNSTILRVNYRTTEEIHTRALGLLHGFSFDEMDNNAELSSELLDERTASLTHGNQPVLRKCNDIEQEHGFIIKEVGRLTSGIVDSKDICVVARGKDQLRKLKRSLQKAAVSCYELDANGDDGDGRKQSGIRLATMHRVKGLEFEYMFLIDLNHGLVPLAKRLKDAENEQEALKAEKCLLYVAMTRARKGVYLLSSDVPSPFIVE